In the genome of Camarhynchus parvulus chromosome 23, STF_HiC, whole genome shotgun sequence, the window ACAAATAAGGAAATAGGCCGTCCTGGCCTCGGGGTGATGGGGGATATGTCGGGGGCCTCGGGGGGGCACTTGGAGCTTTAAAGAAGCTCATTTCTACAGGCTTAGCTCCCCATAAAAGTACGATGGGGCTGCTCGGGAGATACAAACGCCCCCCCCCATCCTAGGGTCCCAAACCACCCGTTCAGGATGACCAGCGTAGTCTCGGGATGAAAGGGTGGGCTCTAAAAAACAGAAGCCCGAGGGAGGCGCAAGCATCAAGGGACTAGCACGTATTGGTGCGGAGGTGTTCCCCGGCGGGATGCGCAGTCTGACCCCCCGACCACACCCCCCGGCCTCTCTCACCTCCTCCAGAGCCCCCACGGCCCCCCGGCACTTCTGCATCTTGGAGGCAAAGGCGGCGGCCGGGGAACCGAGGTCCTCGCTGGCAATGGCCAAGAAGTCGGCCACGCTGAGCTGCTCGGGCATGGTGCGGAGGGCACCGGGGGCACTgggcggcagcggggccggcggggagCGCCTCCCCTGCGGAGCGCCCCAGGGTGCCGGCTCAGCCCGGCTCAGCGCCCCGCACCGCGAGCCCCGCACCGCGCCTCCCTCCGCCCGCTCCCGCCCTCCGCCGTCacgcggcggccccgcccgtCCGCACGTTAAAGGCGAAGAGCCGCGGTGCTCCCCAGGATCTGCTCCAGTGACCCCCGTTCCGGGACGCAGGGCGTGCGGGGTTCCCTCGTGCTCTGGTGGCGCGAAGAGAAAACCCTGCGGTTTTTCTTCTGGATCTGCGCCCTCGACCTTGCCTCGGCACCCGCCTTTCCCAGGCACCAGCATCCCCCTAACGCCAATACCCCCCTTTCCGAGGCACCCAGCAGCCACCTAACTCAAgcacccagggaccccagcaCCCATCTCCGCCCGGAACCCACCTCACCCCAGCACTCCAGTACTCACCTCTCCCAGGCACCCCAGCAACCACCTCTCCCCATCTTGGTAGGAGATGGAGACACGCACAGTGATGGTTTAGGATTATGCCCAGTCCACTCCAAACACCGGTTTAACTGGAGGTCGATCCCACCCTGCCCTTCCTAGGACCGTGAGGGTACAATCCTTGGACAGGGGATAACTACTGGAGCCTTTGGCTTTTTGTCCCGCTGGAGGTGACCTCTTTGTTCCCTTTCCCGTACCCTCATTTGTCTCACCTCTCAACTGAATTTGGTGTCCCATTCCTGTTTATTTGCTCTTCATGGAGGATGGGGAAGCCAGGGCACCCCAGGTGCAGGCAATTAGGTTGAACAGACACCGAGCAAAttcctctgcagggctggggttggTGACAAACTGGAACAGAAAGGGGCAAAAAGCCTCACTGTGACTGGTTTGCCATGAGAGACGCCAGGCGTCTATGCTGACATCACCAGAGCAAGGCCAGATGCAATACAACAGCCAGCATGGGTGCAAGGGGGCTTTGCAGACCCCTCCCCATGCCCCTTGCACTGCTCACCCATGGTGAATCAGACCCTCGACCCTTTCTTTTACTGAGCTAGGAGTGGGGCTCAGTAAAACAGGTATGTGCCTAACCAGGGCCAGCCCAAGTCCTCCTCTAACACACTGTTACTGAGGCGCTGAGAGGGACTGGGGTACAGGAAGAGCCATCACAAGCCTTGGGTGAACAGCTACGCTTGAAAGATTCCACGTCTCTGGCACCGGCAGGTAGGCGAGCCCACGGTTTGGGGTGTCCTCCCTCCGTTTGGGAGCAATCAACATCTGCCAAGCTCCCAGGACGTCTCCCTCggcagggctctggcaggcAGAGGGTTAaaaggctgcagcccaggcaggactggagcagcagggatttggggtaaGAGCCTCTGAGCGGACAGGCAGCCCCCGAtccccccgctgcccccggggTACCTGCGGTCCCTTGGCCGGTGTGGCCCTGCCACCTCCTGGCTGGCCTGGGGACTGCGCGGGCGGGGGCAAACTGCGCAGGGGGATCCCCTTTCGTGCGGTGGGACACTCATCTCCACGGGGGATGTGGCCTCTGTGCCCCTCGCCCTGCTCACCTGGCCCGGggctgtcctcctcctcctcctccacatcACCAGACTATGCAACGCCAACGCGTGCCACGATCCCGGGTACGACACATCACCAGGTGCCATCAGCCATCACTGGGTACCACCAGGGATCACTCGGGTACCACCACATGCCACAGGACATCACCTGGTACCACTGACCATCACTTTGCCACCAGCACTGGTGGCATCCCCAGGTCACAGGAGACACATGGGGAAGGACTTTACATGGACACAGCTCCCCCAGGATCTTGCTCTGCAGACCCCAAATAGGGGCGCACAAGCCCACCCAGCCCCAAGATCCATAGGGAGCtgacccccagccctggtggggcTTTTCCCACACTCCTGTTTGGAGGGGCTCTAGCTCAGGCAAAAGCTCATCCCAGCcagatttgggctggaaatCACCGATCTGAGCAGGTCAGACTCATTCTCCTCACTCCAGTCAAAGCTTCATCTCCAACCCCTTCTCTACAAGTGCCTACAGAGCAGGCTGGCCCgttaaaaagccccaaaccaggCCATTGAAACAGGAGCAaaaccagctcagctcctctctccagccaAACCGTTCCAACATTTTGCTGCTTAGAGGAAAACAGCCCtttataaaaccaaaattttattttatttcaaccCCGCCTGGGCAGAAAACACCAAGTGCCACAAGTTTATTCAGGCCAAAACATATTCTCACCCACACCATCTCTTGAGCCAACCTACAGGAGCACCAACAACCCAAGGAAGGACAACTTAAATAGACCCACTGACAAATCCaacccctcccagccctgccagccccacaccaaAGGGGGAACCCGGATAAATACAGTGCAATAATTACAGATATTTAGCAAAGAATGCTACAGTTAAAAGCCCTATCCTACCCCATGTCCCAGGGCTTGTCCCAAGCTGTTTCCCAAGCTCCTCTCTGGAGGTCATCGCCTCCCCCAGGCATACCTCTTCCCAGTATATTCCAGTTTTGATACTGCCAGCACCAGCAACTCCAGGAGGCTGGAGGGGGCTGGTGCGcactggggcagaggggctgcagcccctcagggaATATGGCTCCAAATGTGGCCAGAGATTTGCCAGAGCTTCATCCTTCCCTCACCCAATGACTTCAGCTTTGCTGCCTCAATGGTTTTTTAAGGATATTCCAGCCGTGATGGGGAAAATGCCACTGGAAATGACCTGTTGTGACTGTGAAGAACCAGTTTAACTGAGGAGCAACTGGAGTGACCCCAAACCATGGCACAGCCCATTCTGGGCAGAAGCTTCTCTGCCACCCAAGGGCACCCCTAACCCATGTGGGGCATCCAAAGGCACTCCCAGTCTACCAGCATGCCCAGGGTGGTGGGAGGTTATGGTGGGAAGCATCGGTGCACCATGGATTTATTGGGAGATGCTGGAATGGGTCCTGGATGGATCACAAGGCACTCTCAGAGCCCAGTGAGGTGACAACCAACCCAGGAAAGTGCAGAGAAGCCACACTGGGTGAGCAACACAAGGCCCCCTCTCCCCCCAATCCTCAGAAAACCCAGTACTCCCCAACATACCCCAATCTCTCCAGTCACCCCACAGAGATTCCACATGCTCAGGACACAAGTGGCCAGAGGGAACAAAGGCAATGGGGACTGGAGGACACTCAGTGCTTCAGCAGGTCTCCCAGGTCATATGTCTCAAAGAGGTCTGTGACACCCTCGCCCTCAAGTCCCCAGAGATAGTCATCCTGTTCCAGAGGGGGTGAGAAAGCAACGAAGGGTCCCAGGTCCAGGCGGGAGGGGGTGCATGGCAGCTGGTCCTCTGTCTGCTGCAGAAGGTGGGCAGGGGAGCCCAGGAGCCCAGGCTCCATCTCCAGCAGTGAGCTGGGTCCCCCTTGGATGAGGAGAGGCAGAGATGGGGGTGAGAGAGGAGttcctgtgctgccccagctctgggagatGGGGTGGAGTGGCTGTGTGGCTGATGGGGAGCTGTTTGTCAGGCAAAGGGGTACGGAGTGGTCCTGTGGGGAAGtgacagcagaggggacagggtggTCCTTGGTGGGGCTTTCCTCCATGATTTCCTCTGGGCAGAGGTACACCTCGATGGGGCCGTTGGTGCTCTTCAAGTAGAGCTGGAAGTTCTCCTGGGAGGGCAGAATAAGGCTCAGGGGGGGCACCCAGAAGGTCACCCATATCCAACTCCACTAGCCCCAACCCATGAGGGATCCAACTGGGGCATTGCAACCCTTGAAGGACCAGCTCAGGGTCAAACAGCCCCATGGAGACGCCCCAAAACCACTCAGGGTCATGCTGGGCTGTGTCCTTGGGATACCCAGAGGGACCCATCGAGCGTGTCACGgatccagcagcacccacacgCACCTGGCTGAAGTCTGGCACCTCCAGCTGCGTCTCAGGGGGAGCCTTCACAGCAATCACCGTCTGCTCCTGGAACCTGCTGATGGCACGGAGGTCCTGGTAGGTGACATATGCCAGCGTGGACAGGGATGAGGTATAGGAAAAGGAGGGGCTGTAAGCAGGACATAACCATTGCATCCCTCCAAACACCCCCCAAGCCCAGGGGAAtacagctggaggagaaggggcTCAGAGAGATGCCCAAgaccctgccctccctcccatCTCCCTCAGGAAGGATATCTCTGGTTGGACTCATTTTCAGCCAGCTGCTGGATCTGCAGGGCACAGTCCTGCACGAGCTGGTCCAGCATCCTCTCTGTCCTAACCAGTTCGGCCAGTTCCTCACGCAGCACTTGTTGCTTCGCCACCATTGCTGCATCCTCAAAgatccctgtccccctgccaaTGGAGATGGCATCTGAGTGATGGCACAGCACACCCTACATGTGTCCCCAGGCCACGTgtcccccaccctgccccatccctgtgtcccatcACTTACATCCACTGGATGTGGTTCTTGGATTTCTTGCGGATGAGCTGGATGCCCTCCAGTACGTTGGTGATGTCGTAGATGCGACGCTTCTGGACCTCCAGCACCTCGGCAGCCCGGTTCAGATCCACAACACCGTCGGGAGACTCGTTCAGCAAATGGATGAATTTTTTGGTGAGCAGCCCCAGTGAGGTGTCATAGCGAGTCTTCTCCCCGGGAGActtgggggctgtggggaaaCAAGAGACCCCCCATCCTCTCCTAaatttgggatgtgggatggaGGTGACATGGGGCTAGACATGAGAGgccacattttcctttctttagtGTCAGATCTGGGACAGAGATTATATAGGGTTGGAGACAAGAGATCTCCCCATCCTCTCCTTAGCCAGGCCCGTGGGATGGAGGTATCACTGGGCTGGACTTGAGAGACCCCCCTCCATCCTCTCCTTCGTGTGGGATATGGGCTGGAGGTGACATGAGGTAGTGCCAGAGGGGACATGGTTCTAAGAGGGAAGAGAAGCGGGGTCTGCTCCCCCCAGCTTCCCCTGCCCCATCTCACCCCACATCACTtactcctggggctggggacctgtgccagtgtccagcCCTTCCCCTTGGGCGTGCGAAATTCAGGGCCCTCCAGGTCCAGCTTCCTCTTGGCCTGGAGCATGAGAGAAAACCCTGCATTGTGGCCAAGCCAGACACCTCTCTGATTTCCCCACACTGCCCCAGGACCATCAGCCAagccccaggtgccacatcctgGGGTGAGGGAATCCTGCAAGAGGCTCATCCAGTTGCAATACTCCTTTTGGGaaggggcacagcagcacccagcagtgaGGTGAGAGGCCACTGGGAGAACTGGacagagaggagatgagggGACCCGTCACCCTCCATGACTTCCTGCACACCCTGGCAAGTCACAGGGAACCCACTGGGATTCCCcctcacccccagctcctggcagggctccaTGGGCTGATccctgggaatgcagcagctccaaagcCAGATTCTCACCCTCCCACCCGGCCCACTGGGGTGCAGGATTTCACTTCCCCCCTCCCACCGGGTCATGGTTGAGGCAGCCGAGGGCAcccagctgccaccagcacacCTGGGACCAGCTGGGTTCagcccccccgggacccctggACACGTGTATGCAGCTGGAGGGAAACTGGGGTGAGGGAGATATGCTGGGTTCTGGGAGGGGAGACAAACATCCCTGCACCTGCTGTCCCCTTACCACGGCAAGCAGCTCCTTGAAACCCCCCAAAGGAACCCTGAGAAGCACTTGGGCAAAGGGCCCCAGGGAGAAATACAGCAGAGTAAATCCACAGGAGAACTGGAGGGTGTCACCAACCCCCCCCACCAATACAAACAAATCCCCCAAGACCCCTTCACACCCACACACATGCGCAGGGTGATTTGTGGGGGAATGCTTTGGCTCAGCAGCAAAAAGAagcctcccagccccatcccaaccCCCCAGCAGTACCTGCTCCCAGGCCGGGCTGTCCCACAGGGTCCCCCCCAGTACGTCCCGCATGGCACCCAGGTCCCTGTGCCGGCTCTGACGGCGGCTCCCTTGGGAGCACAATGCACTGTGCAGGGAAGGGTTGGGCACCTCGGCCTCGTTCCCACCCGAGGGGGCTGGCGGGAGAGACGCCAGGGGCTGTTTTCCTCCCCCCTCGAGGAAGCCAGGTTGGTCCCGAGCTCCTGTGGGAATCTGTTCCCTCCCACCCTTCCCCGAGCAGGTTTTTCCCAGTGAACTTGCCTCCAACCCCAGCCTCGTGGCCCCAGATCTGCCCCGCAGCTGCCGGCGCCACAACAGTTAATGCTGAGCGCATGGGAAACACCTGCCTCAGATAAGACCCCATCCATCTGCCAGCACCCTGCCCCCCCGCCGGTATCCCTTGCTTCTCCAGCATGGATGGCCATGGCCAATGTATATTCCCATCACTGTTGGGGAGATCAGCTGCACCCCACCTACCCCAAGccacagggaaactgaggcacagagcaaCCCACAGCAGGTCCTGGTGTTTCCAGAGACCTCCAAAGCCCCCGAATCCCCCGTCCCCATGTAGGAGGGGATAAAGGGGACCCCTGCTTCCCCAggtgctgttttgggggtttggtgggCTCAGACAGCGGCAGGACCCTGAGTTCCGGGACCCACCAGCAAGGGACAATGGACAAGGGGCTCACTCTTGTGACCCAGCTGCCATCCCCCGAGCTGGGCAGGATTAGGCACACAACAGCTGAGTGGGGCACAGCGAGGGGCTCCCAGTACCCTACCAGCACTGGGGCAAGGGGGGAGGGAGATGAACCAGAGTAGGTAGGGGAACAGGGATCACACCCGAAGACTCCCTCAAGATGTGGCAGGACCACCCCACACCACTTGCCAGCCCCCAGCCATGGCTCCCCAGGATGTGGGAACATACCATCTACACGCAATATGGTGGTGGGGGTGGGAAATCAGGCTTGACCCCAAAATTTCGGCTGTATATAAGGCAATGAGGGGGCAGGCTGGgccccctgccagctctgcctgccaagcagccctgagcccagccctggcgcCAGGGGCTacaccctgagcccagcccaagCATCAGAGCATCCCTCACCCCCCCGCGGAGGGCTCCTCCTGCCAACCTTCCCTTTCAGCAGCATCCGCTGCCTTCTCCGGGCTTGCCCGGGCTCTGCCCGGCCCTTCACGGGGCTCCCCCCGTTCCCCCTTTCACCGGGGGCGTGGGAACGCGAGCGCCCGGGGCTGGGCGCCAAGGGCCACTCCAGGAtcctgctgcttgtgctgaggggctgctgggtcAGACAGCAGGGTGGGTCCCTCACTACCTTGGAGTGGCTGAGGGCTAGTAGTGCACAAGAGGCAGACAGGGGAATGGAGGCTGATCCCAGGTCTGGGAGACAGTGAGAACACTATGCACTGGAGAAGCAGACAGTACCCtcagcccaggtgctgctccctACTCTGGGGTGCACCCAACATCTGCATCCCCTCCAACAGCCCCACCCTGGGAGATGTTTCCCGGTAGAGAGGAGCTTTAAAAGCCATAGCCAAACAAGCCTctccaagggcagcagcacaaTCACCACTTCCGCACCCatccctcccccaaaaatccccccttTTGCCTACGCAGAAAACCCTTTGATGGGATCAAGGTGGGATGGGACTATGTCACCCCTGTAGAATCTGGGGGGCTGCTGAGCAGGTTCTCCCACAACCCAGCACCCACAGGGGCTGCCAGTCTTGGGTGCTCTTTGCACAgatggctcagccctgccagctcatTCAGAACCACAGAGGACTCTTGTCCCTGTTcagggtgaggagctgggatccCACGGCAGAAACACCCCTCTCTCCAGTGCTCTTGCATAGCCCTAAGCCCCTATAGACACCAGACATGGGCAAACACTGACGATGAGATTGGCATGGGCTAAAACCACTCCAAAATACACCTTTTTCcctgaaggaaaacacatttaattaCTCCAGAACCCTCAAATTGGAGAGTACGGTAAGTATAAGGCTTTTTCGGACGGTGAGAGACAACCCATCCTGCTTTCCCGTGGCGTGATAGGCTCCTCCATGTGATCCCAGATCACTCATGTGGCACATAGCCGTTAGGAGCGGCTGCAATTGCCCAGCTTGGGACCTGGGAGGAAACGCTGGTATCTGATTGCCTCGGCTCTGCACACAAAGGTTGTGCCATAAACAgggtgtgtgcagcaggaacCCCAGCTGTCAGGGCTCTGAGTGCCATACTGGGGCTGGAAACAATATCTTCAGCATCGCAAATGGGATAATGGCTGCAGGAAGTGGGGAGAGGGGGCAATGCCTCTCCAAAGCCGCCAAGGGGGAGAGAGGAGCGTGTTGTGTCCCCAGTTGTCACATGAGCCCCCAGACCCTGCTCAAGGGATAGCTGTGGGCAGCTGCACACGGAACATCTCCTTGTGTGGgtgatgatggtggtgatgaCAAAGAGGCAGTTAGCCCAAAACCTCTTCATCCCAGATGTCACTTAAGGACAAGCGCTTCATGTCCCAAGTGTAACACAAGACCCCCAGGCCACTCCCCAGCCACATTTAGGGGACAGTGGCAGGAAGGAGTACCCTGAGCACTGGAGtgggtgatgatgatgatgacaaaGGGGCCACTAGCCCAAAACCAGCTCTTCACGTCCACAGAAATGGTACTGGGAGTCTGTGGGGTGTTTTTAAGGGAGGGGGCAGAAATGATGGTGTCTTCTTAAACAACAGACCTTGGCAATGCAGGATGTCTCGCACAGTTTGGAGACAAAGAGGCCGGAGAGGAGACAGGTGGTCCCAAAGTCCCCCGGGATGGGACTCGAAACAGCCGCATCCAgccccccagccatggcacaaAGGGGGATGCAAGGACACTCCCTCTCCCTCCGCTGCAGCAAtgtccccagctggcaccaAGCATCAGGGattgggaaaaggggagggggcgggagaggaataaataaatcaatcaaGCTTTGGGAACACTAAATCAGTGTTAGTGGGGTCTGGGATCCCTCCCAGGACCGAGGAAAACAGAGGCTCACAGTGAGGGCTGGAtgtgtgcccaggctgcagcaggcaggaattAAATGCCAGCTGCTGGCGGGGCCGACGACTCAGAGGGGGCCCTCCGGGAGCAGGGACACGCTGGGCAGAGCCTCCTGTGTGCCCTGACAATGGGCACGGGGCCAGCACCCGGCTTGTGTCTCACTTTCTCCGTTTAGGGGTAGCTTTGTAGCTTACTGTTGGGCTTTATAAACACAACCGTGACCCCGCGGCTTGGCGGCAGGGATATGGGACAGCAACCCCCTACCCAACTCCCAGCACCAGGGTCTGAGCTATAAAGCCTTGGGGTGATCCATGGAGGATGAGACCCCTCCCAAAAAGCTGATGTTGCCAGCCCACTGTAGCCACGGGAAGAAACCAAGGTTAGAAAGCAACCCCTGTTCTGTGTCCCCCCACCTGCCCGGGTCACCTCTGGGGATTACAGCTCCAAAGTGGGGAGAGCCAGTGGGTACGGCTGTTGCCCCCCGCCCAGATCAGGCAGGGGCTCTGCCTGTACCCATTCCTCATTTCCCACCATAGAAAGGGCTTCTCAAAGCGCCTGGGATTGCTGACTGGGTGTCGAGGCACAACCCAGACTTTTTGCaagctggagaaaagaaatgagGCCAAAAAAGGCCAAGAGGCGGAAGCTGGAGCCGCGGGCACGCAGGGGCAAGGGGAAGTTGAGAAACATCTGAGCCATTTCACTGCGACTTCTGATTTCAGACCTCACCCTCCCCCGCTCCCAGAAAGACACGTTAGAGGGTGCAGACTCCGATATAAGCTGCAAAATTTGAGAGGGGGCTGTACATGCTGAGGTCACTCACCCCTTGCTCCCCacccagcaccatccccagcctcccGTGCCCCTGGAGCAACACCCAAGAAAGAGACGGGATGCAGACATCTTACCGGCAGCCGTCCCGCCGAGGCCGAACAGAGGGTCCTGAGCTCGGGGCCTTGGGGGGTGTCACAGAGGCGCCCGCCCCGCGAAGCGGGGGTGCTGACAGCCGCTGGCGTGTAGACCTGGGTGAAACAGCCTGCGGATAAAGGGGGGCTGCCCCGGCTGGGAGCCCCCGGATCACAGGAGACCATCACTGACATGACCTTCTTCGGGTGgcggtggggaggggggggcgGGAGGGCGGTACCCCCCCTCCCCGGGGAAGGGGACACTCCCCTGGGGACCCGCAGCATTGCAAAGTCCTTTTCTGAGAAGCCCGGCCCGGGGaagggggcaggagcagcccgcGATTCCGTAGCCGGGAGCGGGGGGTCACAATCTCAGCCGTGGCATTTTGGGGGAGCGAGAAGGCCGAGAAGGCGTTACGGCGGGCGATGTCACCGGCCGGTCCCCAAATTGCCCCCGAAAAACCCGCAGAGACGAATGCGGCGGCGATGCCGCCGAAACCGGCGGAAAATTCGCTTTtggccccaaaaatcagccGCACTGGGGCCGTATGGGGCCGGGGCGGCCGGAGAGCGGCCCCGCCTGGGCCGGGCCCCCCGCGCCCGGCTCCACTCCCGCCCGATCGCGCCCGGTCCCGAGcgcttcttttttttttttttttttttttttttttggtcttttttttttccgtttttttTTAAAGCGCCAAAACCCGTGCCGCGAAATTCGGAATTCCCGCGGAAAACGCCGCCTGCTGATTGGCTGTCGCCGCCGTGGCCCCGCCTCTCCGCTGCGGCcgggagggaccttaaagcgGCCGCGCGGCGGGTGGGGTCATCGATGCAAATAAGGGGAGGGGCCTTCTTGAGACCACCTGCTGGGGGTAGGTGTGCCTGTTTTGAGGGTGGGGGGCTTTGCGTTGGGGATCAGGACTAGGATACATTTTCTGTTACTTATTTTTTCGAAGAtactccccccccccccatcaATCTGGTGGGGTCCACCCTGGGGGCTGCGACCCTCCAACCCCATCGTCCCGCATTCCTCACCATCTCTTATCTCCATCAAGCCCCAGTCCTCATCTTCTCATCCTTATCCCACTCTTCCCATCGCTCCCCCACCCCTATCCCCAGTTACAGCAACCCAGGGTAGAGGAGAGGGAGCCACctctatttaaaacaaaaattttggCCTCCACCAGCCAGAGGCTGTCAGGCACCTCCTCACCCTGCAGACGACAGTGCTGttgagggagggcagggatcTCAGAGGGACTCAGCATGAGGAGATTTGGCCCCTGGTTCACTCATAGTTAATTCAACCCGCCACCCGTTGCTCCACATGCACCCCACCCATGTCCTTGGAATGAATGCACCAGGTCTTTCTGGCTAagtggagagagaaaaaggggatGAAGGGCAGCCGAGCTGGCCTACAGGGTATTTCAGAGTGCGGCAGTAGCAGGAATCACCGAGGCAATGGCAAACCCCTGAGCGAGGGCAACTCTGACCCTTACTGGCACCAATAAAAGGCCACCACAGCCACTGAGACAGGTCGGGGTTTAATTCAGCTGAGGCCACCAAGCCACAGCAGTTGGTTTCCCTTCATCCCTCTCTATCACCTTGTTTGTCTCTGTCCCCTGGTTCCTCTCCATTCCCTGATTTGTTTCCATTACCTGGTTGGTAATGGAGACAAATGCCTCCACCCATTCAttcctccccatttttcttctctccatcaTTCTCCTCTCCAGGAAGAGCCAACTCCGTGCTCAGGTTGGGATAAGGATAATCATGTGCAGAGATGGACTTTTGTGTGAAGAAGCCTCCTGGAATACAGACAGATGGATACACGTGCTGGGCATGGCCTCTGCTATGGACAAGGACGGACACTCAGCTGGAAGATGCACCTAGAAATGTGCCAGGAGCCTTGGATCAAGGATAGACATTTGCCTCCCACCGTGCGAGACTTTGAGGCAGAACAAAAGGCCTGGCTGCAGCGATGCTACCCCAGCTGGGCCGTGCaacccctgtgccaggagcttgGCAAATCAATCCACCCAgaccttcttcttcctctctgtgGGAAGAAGGCAAATGCTGTCCTGATCCCAGCGCACAAAGACAAGGCCAGGACCAGCAGTGTGGATGAATTTGTGTCAGTTGCCTGCCTTGGGCTCGCTCCAGTGGGTGACCCTTGGGATAAGGACACTGGGATGTGGGGTGGGCCTGGCAGCTTGTGTCCTCAAATCCTCCAGTTTGGGCAAAGCAGAGGTGACGTCCCCACATGTTGGTAATGTGACCTCACTGGGGTAAGGGCTGACCCAGAAGGTGGGAAAACTTGTTGGCCCTCAtcccctcagctgtgctgtgctgtgagtCAAGGGCATGTTTACCACTACCCAATATTTGCTCAATAAGCCTTTTACAGCCATGGCTTTCCACCAGCAAAGTCCTCTCCCAAACTGGAAGACACAGATTTGTATCTTCGTGTGACACCAAGGTGTCCAGAAGGACAGGCCCTGCACCAGCTTCCACCCTACAAGCCAGAGGGGTTcagattggaaaggaccttagaGACTATTTATCTCACTCTGTCATGTTACAGAGGTCTGGAATGACCTCGTGGATGGCCTGAAACACCCCTAATCAGCCCCCTGACCAGCCTCCTCACCCTGGAGCAAGGTGAGAGATCCCATCACTGCTCTGGCCATAGTGAGAGGAGGAGCCATGAGACCTCTCCTAGCTTCTCCCCTGAGGGTCTTGGGAGGGTCTGAACTGCACCCCAAAAGCAGGGTGAAGAGCTGATGGCGAAGAACAAGAAATTATGTTGTTTTTCCCAGTGCAGATTCAGCACATGGAATAGTGGCGCTACACCTGGGCCACTGCATCTCTGCCCAGACCGAGAGGGCACCACCAGAGGCTTAGGGCTACAGCCCCCACACCATCGCTCACCTCAGGATCTGGAAATTCTTTTGCATATTCAGCTTGGAGGTGAGGGACCTCATCAGGATGCAGAGCACAAGGAGGAGGTTGACTATATCCCAAAAGCAGGGGGCTGAAGCTGGGCTGTGGACCCCAAATGAGATCCCATCCCCTAATTTTCCTCCCCAAGGAACATTCCCAGGAGACAGAGGGTACAAGGGGTGCTGCTGCCCTATGGCTCTGCCCAGACTGGGGGGAACAACTGTCCAAGGAGCATGTGATGGGCCACTAGGCAAGCACAGGTGGCCAGCAGCCCCCATAGCCCAATGCcacacatccctgtgcctgcaACGGGGGCAACAGAGGAGGTCCCAGTCCTTTCTGGAAGGGCATCAGAGAAG includes:
- the E2F2 gene encoding transcription factor E2F2 → MLRVPRGVSPSPGRGGTALPPPPPHRHPKKVMSVMVSCDPGAPSRGSPPLSAGCFTQVYTPAAVSTPASRGGRLCDTPQGPELRTLCSASAGRLPAKRKLDLEGPEFRTPKGKGWTLAQVPSPRTPKSPGEKTRYDTSLGLLTKKFIHLLNESPDGVVDLNRAAEVLEVQKRRIYDITNVLEGIQLIRKKSKNHIQWMGTGIFEDAAMVAKQQVLREELAELVRTERMLDQLVQDCALQIQQLAENESNQRLAYVTYQDLRAISRFQEQTVIAVKAPPETQLEVPDFSQENFQLYLKSTNGPIEVYLCPEEIMEESPTKDHPVPSAVTSPQDHSVPLCLTNSSPSATQPLHPISQSWGSTGTPLSPPSLPLLIQGGPSSLLEMEPGLLGSPAHLLQQTEDQLPCTPSRLDLGPFVAFSPPLEQDDYLWGLEGEGVTDLFETYDLGDLLKH